The Shouchella patagoniensis genome contains the following window.
ATAACCTTCGTGCTTTTAAGCTTTGAATGAACTGAAGATATAAAAACACTGCTGGTATAAAAATCAGCAGTGTTTAAACGAACTCTATTTCACGCTCTTGAATCAAGCCCCAGCTAGTGGCTAGAATTTCTGCCCATTTAGCAGGATCATCATGAAAAATTGTTTCTGGATAGGGGGAGAACAATCCTGTAACTTGTGATTTATGCTCTTCAAAAAAGTGCAGTACATCTTCGTGCGATAAATCAAGATCGCGCGAAAGCCACTCTATCATCTGGCCAATGTAGTTTTCAATTTCATGATTGTTAGAGAATTGGAATTGGATCATAGTTTAACCCCTCCTTACTTATGAATTCCACAGATTGGATACATTTAATCGCCTTATTTGTTCCCAGCCATAGTTGATCATACTCATAATGTGGGAAACGCTTGTTAGGTATAATATGAGGCAAAAGTGTTTTTAGATCTGAATTTGTATCGTTTTTTCTATAATGTTCTTCAAAAACAGGAGTATTGTTGTCCCCACATCTCCCATAAACCCAGTCAAAATGGTTTTTGAGTGGATTTATGGGAGTAAAACGACCTCTTATAATGGTTTCCAACCATTCTTCATTGAAATCATCAATAATTAATTTTCTATTTGTATTACGTA
Protein-coding sequences here:
- a CDS encoding DUF3990 domain-containing protein, whose translation is MRLSEIIFNDKYRDETELIFFHGTCTKHLISFTKNGVRIPNTNKIKDFGQGFYLTSRYWQAREYANKMAKGSRTSPLIISCVIQLGSLRNTNRKLIIDDFNEEWLETIIRGRFTPINPLKNHFDWVYGRCGDNNTPVFEEHYRKNDTNSDLKTLLPHIIPNKRFPHYEYDQLWLGTNKAIKCIQSVEFISKEGLNYDPIPIL